gtttggtggtgttacttggttattgaggagacgtaagacggttgggagaccgtcttacgcttaagtcgcctcttggagcttcccactccaagagggatgtgcacattaacggcttgagttacggagggactcgtgtggttgagacacgacgtctggcaggggattcggttggcttccggacccggtacatcTAGGCATGTCCCGGCACCCGTTTGTGGTTTTTGGTaggtctgggcgtgtcccgataccaatgtggttgttggtatgtctgggcgtatcctgataccagtgtggttgttggtatgtctggacgtgtcccgataccgtggtggtggttgttggatagcgtctcattcatattatagtcatgttgcatattcacacactgtGTCGTGTCACACTTTTTTTATTAAAACTGACgcttgtgtgtctgtgtaattgtcacctatttccggggtggcctgtgtcgatccatatgatatttccgatcatatggggagcaggttgagtacatgtttgcttgttgatgtgatcgggatttgggtcgcgctttggacttggagtcgagtatTGTCGCATGGAtgacatagtcatagacgagttatatttcatttattcatttgtttacatttatgtaatcaccaaacttgttatttatttaatgaagtttcttaattgtaattccgatttcactgcctcggaaaaccgagatggtaacatttcctaattaccttggccgggtaagaagggagtGTTACCCAGTTTCAACTCACAAACCGCTAAATTAAGGAAAAGGGATAGGCCGAGGGAAGTGGCCAAGGGCTGGTCATGTGCGGGTGGAAGGCCGAGGAAACATAAGAGTCTAAGGGCTTGTGAGTAATGACGAACAGCCAAAACGAAATTTTCGTCCCTGAAAAGTGAGTTACCCATATCCTTCACCAAATGGACATTGGAGATGGATGGTATCCCCAATTCCATAACCAACTTAACAAGGTCATTATCATCGACACCATTATCATCCACCACAAACAAATCTTACTTTCTTAGATCTATAACTCTTAGTCCTTAAGCTTGGTGCTTACACGATTCACTTCCATGAATTTGATACAATAGCTGGAGACAGTCAGAAGAGACGTCCATGTGATAAAAACCCTTTAACAAATCCCATTTCAGCACCTCTCTAATGCCAATAACTTTGGCTTGTATCGCAgagaccaaaacctaaaaccatctTGATGAATGGTCTCGCCATTCGGAATATAGGCAACCATCCAATAGAGGAAATGAAACTCGGTTTCCAACTTCATCAACCTTAATTTTGACCGGATTGCAGCCAATTCCATTTCTTGCTTTTGTTTGATTATTTGATGGTTAGGGCCTTATAATATCTTCGATTGATTTATCTAATCTGGATAAACTTTATAAGAAATTGGAATTATGTTATGCCAATGTGGTGAAAACTTTAAGTTAATCAAATAAGGATAATACTATTCTTTTCTCTTGTAATTAGTCTTTTGTGAGGTGACATTACACCAAACTTAAATCAAACGAATCCCGACATAAAACCTGACCCATACATGATATATCTTAAAAATACGATATTAAAATTAGTGTAGATCTCGTGCGAATGCACGGATTTTTAAATTGTGATATGTAAAGAAATTAACATATATAAAGTAGTACGAagtaattattattttaaatttaGGGTTAAGAGTCTACAAATAAATATAATATTGAAGATACATTTATGGTTAAAATGTGATTATAGTATGAGTAAAGTATATAAAAGTCTACAATCTGAAATACATCATATAATATGTCACACGTAAAAGAAATAATAgagtaaaatattttggtaaaatatatttttgtaaaaataTTCACATATAAGAATTATTTAAGGTAGGCTAACATTTGTATAGACTATAGAATGAACAAAAATGTTAAGCCCAATACTTGAGAATAACTACTAAACATGTTAATACCCAATTTATAATTCTTAAATTCGCCTATTCTTTTGATAAATAGAGTGTTGTGTTTTACTATACACTGGTGTAAGAATGCATTAAACAAGTATTTTTCTCGTGATAGTTTCTTGAGAGACAACTTTACGATAAATATATTGTGAGACCGTGAAAATGGTATCATAGTTAAAAACACATGCACAAATCACGGTTATAGACAAATGAATACGCTTGTTATAAAAATAGTTACAAAATTAAGAGTCACTTTGATCCACGATCAATAATAGAAGAGTCACAAAAAACATTTAAAGAGGTATAAAaaagtgattttaataagttaatgaGAGACCCGTCTCTCGTATGTTCGTCTTTTACCTTTTTACCATCTAAACCCCCCATAATTTTAAATGGGTCGTATGGGACGGGCTACTACTACATTGAAGAAAAGGTCTTTGGTTTATGTTGAGgtttcaacttctttgtgcagGTACAATCACACTATCGCTACGTTTATGAGGATAAAGAGAAATGAGGTTCACTCAATCGAATTTGATACTCATTATCATCCTCCTTTTAAGAAATGTCGTATTTTCTTCAGTTATAGCTTCATGTATAACTTTTCGTCCGTCACTAAGATATCGAGTAGTTTAGGGGCTTTAATGCCCCTTTGTTTGTAATTTAAGTAACTCTATGTAGTAGTTTTTTTTATCTATGGAAGttaattgttgtcaaaaaaaaaatgttaacaATTAAAAGGATAGACCTATTATGTTCGATGTCACCTTATGATGTTATTTGTGGGGTTATTAAGACACTAGGGTAATGTGGGTGTTGTCATGATGAGGCCTTAAGTATTTTTGAATTAGCATAGTAATGTATAAGGAGTATTGATTATATTTTGAGTGATGAATATAATGTGAACATAATCAATTGGAAAGACAAGAAATTTTGTGAAGGAACCCAACCGACggaaattaatttgattaagatgATAACGATTCAACAGAACCTATTTATGAAAGATCATACTATTTGTCCAACGCGTAAGATGTCAAGTTATTGAAATCAAGTCCCGCATCGAAGAGATAAGAAACCAATAGTTTGTTTATATACAAAGTGATGAGCAGCTGCCTATTAGCTCTGATACCATAATAGGCCTTATTGAGAGTTGATTTAAGTCCTATTATTGAGTATCAGATTTTTGgaattttaaaaaattattttcaaaattattAATAACGCTATGAAGATATAGATTAATTGGTTTTTGAAAATCCGATTTGCTCTTACGATTCTATGATCCAAAACGTCATGACCGATTCTGATCCTAGCTAGAATCTTCAGTTTTTTGGATTTTATGATCCagtttattttaaaaaatttaatCATAACATGACCGTATGACTCAACGATTAGATTCCACCGTCCTATTATAATACTTTTTAATTTTTTAACAGTCTCATATATAATTTGCATATAAATTTTAGAAAATGAGATGATGAACAACAATTTTTCTTTATCTAAAAGCTCTTAGTGATATGTTTTTTTTAACATAAATTTTTGTTAACATATTTTAAGAATAAATGACTTAAAAGTAGATTGTTTTCTAACAACATTGGATATATCATGAAATATTTACTAGTGAAATAGAAGACACCATAAATCCTGTTCAATTAAATAGGGGTCTATACAGAGTTATGATTATGGTAGAACATACATTTTAAGTGTCGATTCTGTAATACAGTTATGATCATACAAAACGACGACTCATGTACTAACACCCTTTTACAGATTTGAAAATTTCAATTTCGAATGGATCTTTATCGACCGACCAATATTGAGTCCTTTTGAAACTAACTATAAGGCTCactttaaaaacaaaaaaaaatactccgtaGCAAATAGATTTTGAAGAAAACTTATTTATTAAGACCGAGTCCATTAAACATGcagtaagaggattatacatctgatgtattaccTCCAATTCTATAGTTTATGAGCAttctaataaagtttttgagttttattttaaagtttatgAGTTTTACTATGAAGTTTATGAGTTTATTCATTTAAACATTAtgctctaaaaaattacaataaaactcaaaaatattactataagtttagttaaatttgagttttgacggaaaaaatattaaaatctaacttataaactttaatatgctcaaaaaatacacatatatgctcaaaaacaaataaagtttgagggaataagctcaaaaaaaatacatatatgctcaaaaaacaaaaaagttggaggtagtacatccgatgtatgttcctttttctcattAAACATGCGCAATTCTATGGAATCGCAAATGACATTGGTTTGTGGAGGAATATGGTTCAGTTCAATTACCTATGAATGACCACAACCAGAGCCACGGACCATATGAACAGAGTGAGCAGCACTGTTGATGATCATTAGGGCTAAGCAAAACCATATATCCAATGCGGTTTTACCATTTAGCAAAATTGGTACATGGTTTTGATACCGTATACTATTTTTGTATGTATAATTAATTTCTTGTTTAACAATCTGGTTAATGTAACGATGACAATCTGGTTAGTGGACTCTGGTTAATTCCTCTAAATCTTCGGAATTTGAGGCGAACATTGGGGAAACAGTTGAATTAAACTATTAAAGTTGACAATTGTATTGGTAGCCTTGTAGGCATAATATTCTCTATTTTACATATTTAAAACAATCTACCATCTATACTACAAAAAATTGGTATATGACAAAGAAGCCAATCAGAGAAGTCCGAGGGACAGGAAAACGAACCCAAGAAATGGGCTCGAATATTATGCCAAAAGACGTATAATCAAATTAGGAAAATCATGACTCAACAAATATAGGGCCTATACATGCATGAAACATGTCACTCAAAACAAGCGGAACTTCTCCGGAGCTATGTTCACTTTGCACAAGGTCAACCAACAATGGAAATAATCGAGACATGTACCTTTTAAACGACTCTTTCTTGAAGTTGCTCAGAGTCCTTAATCCTGATAGAAGCAAAGGAGTTCGCACAGCCAATTCATCCCTTTTGGCCGTAGGTAAGGGAAGGATCCAATGCAGTATTTGCTTGTCCGCTGGGTTCTGCTTGCCTGAGCGAGTCCCAGAACAATCTAGGTATATTTTTAATATATGCTCACAAACAGAAAAGATGTGTTCTTCCAACACGATAATATCTTTGGATGCCGATGTTCTTTCCAATCGTAAAGCATCAAGAAAATTTAAGTAACTCTGAAAACATTCATTTTCAAAATGAACCACAGGTGGCTCGGAGAGCTCAAGCATGTTGCATGCTTTTTGAAGCTTCTGCAATGAGCTCGTTTCAGAGTTTAGCTGGTTGGCGTGAGACGATATCATTGAAAATATTTCAAGGAGGATATTGACGTTGGCTTTTGAAAGATCATCATGGTGTGTCTTGAAAAGATCAACTACAACCTGAAACCAGAAAAAAGAGATTTCAGGCTTATCAACTTGACAATAATGATATTATCATTTTTAGTGGAAAACATTATACGAACAACAAAGCAACACTGATAGATGACGAATCTATACGAAACGGCCAAGGGTTTTTCTGGAAGAATGATGTTCTGCTTTCAAATTTGCCCTATGTCTGCAGAATTTTAATGATCTTTCCTTTTCTCTCACTTCCAAACCAAAGAAAGGGATATGTCATTATGTCCCTCTCGCCTTCCCTTCCGTACCCTCCAAACACAGGGTGAGGTTTGTTTGGATACACAACAGTAGCTGGAAGGAAGGGTGAATGGAACAGTCCTCTTCATTTCCTACCAACCAGATTTGCTAACCAAATAAGGAGGAAAATAATGCAAAAAGGGCGAGAGAATAGCAGAATTGGAAAGCAGACACTTCGTTAGCAGAGCCCTTGAACTAAACCACCACACAATCCGCATAACAAGAGCCATTTTTGTTCCTTCCCCTCAGTCATTGCGCCACAAAATCAAACTAAAGGAAGAAGATCATTTCGAGGTGGTAAGAATAAAAACAGAAGTTGCCATCTAGACAAAGAATTAGATATAACCTGTACGATAATCAGCTGAAGAGAAATATGACTTTTCATTCTAGAGACCACATATGCTGCAGTGTGCAGGTGGTCATCGTCCAGATCATTGCTGGGTTTTTCATAATCAGACGACGTTTCAAAACCAGCATAAGGTTGTGCATCCTCAGGGATTTCAATGTTGTCCATAGTTCTCAATAGCTTCAGAAATCCTGGGATAGTTGAACCTGCTGCATCTTTCAAAGCCATAAACATGCCTCTCCAATCATCTTCGGAAAGTCTGGAACCCAATTCACTTGTCAAGCGTACTAATGCGCTTACCCCAGTCTTTGCAGGACCATGACCTGGACTCTTAATAAAGCCTGTCAGTACAGCTACTGCATTTGGTAATTGAGACCGGACCACATTGAAGAAAGTAACAAACAGATCAACTAGGCGCTCAGCAGCCACTGAAGAAGTTTCAGAGTCCCATGAACTTCCCTGATGTGATGAGTCTCCAGATAATTGTATCGACTGGTTCGTACTCGTCTCAATGTCAACCTTATCATCTCGGCTTCTAAATATTGGGAAAATAATTAACTTGAAAATAAGGTTCCAGAATGGCCGAGAAAATAGGCTTCCATGATCCTTGAGAATGTTGAAAAGCACTTCCAAAGCACTCTTCCGGATTGCTGATCTTGGATCAGATGTCAACTTCGATAAACCTAGTGGGTAGtaaaacaaaataataataattaccaaACATGTCCAGAGACAAATGGTTTGCCAACATGGATATGTGCTATATTTGTTACAACCACCACCACTAACAACATACAGCTTTGGTCAGATGTCAAACAGTCTATTTCCGGATGACCTGTAAAGACAATTGCGTCTAGAGTTGCTTTGTATGACTGCTACTTTAAAATAAAACGCAACACAACCagtttagtgagccattttgctttattccatcataatacGTAACGAAACAATGGTGAGTATTAGGCTATATTTGTCATAGTTGAACAATATACGAGGGAGGAAAAGAACagtatcatatactccctccgtcccacttatttgtttaccttttattaaaatacccctcacaaagaataaaaaaggcaaacaaatgattgtgACAAAGGGAATAATAGGGAAGCATTGAAAAGGTCTCCAAAGTTTATATCCCAATCtagcatacaaaaattaaacagGTAGATATGACCTACGACTCTAGGAGCATGGACTCAACATTAAGCAATCATACTCTGAGTTCAGAATTATCACCTGTGAGCAGAGGCATCCAATAGGAAATATTTTCGTCTTTATTAGTTAAAGCTTGTCCATCCAAAACCTCCTCGCTACTATCTATATCATATGAATCAGCATCTTGGCTGTTCTCATTGCAAAACAAACCCCCTTCAGCAAGTTTAACTGCGCAAAACCGCAGAAAGGCAATGGCATTAAAGCTAACGTCACTGTCAAATTTGCTGTTTGTGAAGGTGATCAGGCATCGAACACAGTCAGTGAAAGTTGTAGATTCTGTCTCAGTTATGTAAGGAAAATATTCTCGTACAATCTTTTCCATAGTCTCGAACGCCAACAGCACTACACTCTTTCGTTCGTCCGCAGCAGCTGTTGTGAAAACCTAAGAGatgaaaaataaaagtaacataaaGTTATATCATATAGTTTAATGGAAGGTCAATAATAGTATTGCCAACAGAACATAAAAACATAAGAGGAATGTGGACTTCATCAACACATTTAAATAGATGGTAGATGAAGGAGAATGAGATTTAGTATTCAATTTCAGAACCAACATAGCACACATCACTGACTTACTCCAGTGTGGGTCATTAAATCAGCTAGGCTAATCTTATGTCTAGGTTTATGCTCTAACATCCAGAAGACAATGTCTTTAGATTCCTTGAATTCCAAAGAATTTAATGCTCACTATCATAACATATCATACACTATACTCCATAACATACAATGCCAGCAGGTCAATTAAGTTACAAGCCCTGTAAAATCTTAATATTATCTCCAAGTCAAGTGACAATCTAATGGTTAATAAAGTTCACTAATGAGTTCAGAATCTACATTATCACTCATCTCAAAATCCCAcaaaagcactttaacccaacCGATAAACTATATCAGTCTGAATCTATAGACTCAAgtagaaaacaaagaaaaggcACAAACATCTTCCCAAGTCATTCTTATAACCATGAAAATATATAGAATATAACTCATACTAGAGGAATTCTTTACCATAAACACACTTTTCCATCCAGATTTCACATTGCCGACACGACTGAGGACCATCTGAGAAATGCAGCGAACTATTAGTTCTCTAATTTCTGAAGAGTTGCTCTTTTGCATTACAATCACGAATGGCCTCAAGAATTCGTTTTGGAAATTGTAATTTGCCAACTCTTCACGCTCAAGAAATTTCATAGCCAGCTGCCGCAGCGAATCCATCACAAAAATTGCCACCGAGAGATTTTCTGACAGCCCAACTGACACAAAGAAATCTGAAAGAACACTCCAGATGCGAGACCAAACGAGTCTGATGCGATTCATATTATAATGCCTGCACAATTGAGCCAAGATTTTAGGCAtgctcattcaacaacaaaaaacAAATCACAAAAAACGATTTCCCACTGAAAGAACTTTAAGCCTTGCTTTCCATCAAGGAGATTTGAACAAAGAGAGCATTACTTATATACAGTAAATTTCAAATTTCCAAGCAAATATATGCATCATGGACAAACTCAAAGATTGAGATTTCACAAGCAAAGGCATACTTACGCAATTTCAACTATTTTTGTGAGGCTGAACACACGGGGATCTGTTGGGGACTGCAACTCAGACATTGAAACTTTGCAAAGAGCTCGCACAAAGGACACTATTGCCTCGCTGTTCAACCTTTGACTATGAGCAAAAATGTGGTTCAACTCATAGCTTCCAATTTGATCAAGCAAGTGCAAGTTTGAGATAAAGTTGTTGACCTGATCTGGAGTTACCAATTTAAGGGAGTTAAAACCATGTGCACTGCTGTCATAAGACCCACCTCGAACTACCGCAACCACGGCTGGATTGTGAAGAGCTCCTTTTTTCCTTAGGGAAGCCAAGTCACTTGACTTGAGTGATTTCTGTTCAGTTTCTCCATTAGAGTTGGTTAAAAAGGACGCATCAGGAGGAACACCCTCCCCTAGAAGTTGCAAATGTTCAAATCTGGACAAGCAAGTTAAAATGTGCTCCCATGATTCTTGGAGATAATTTCCATCTTCAATGGCAATTGTCATTATAGTCTGCCACAGGAAGAAAGCATAATGTCATATCAATGATGGATTTTCTTTTATCAGCAACTTGCATGCAACTTCAAAGTAACAGGATACAGAAGAATGTGACAAATGAAGGATTGCGGGTTAGGTTATCTAATGCACTTTCAGCTGGCAGAGCTTGAGGTATGAGATATCCCACCCATAAGACATGACGTGTGTACTAATGCTTTTAGGCTTTTAGCAAACTTGCTGTGgcatatatgaacaataaaaccTACAtagtagacctgtcaaaactgAACTGACCCAAACCCAAAAGAAAAACCCCAAAGTAGGTCCGAACCTCTATTGACCTGACTCGACATTGACCCCATCCTAAATGACCCCAAAATGGCATTATGAAGGGTGGTGgtggttgggggggggggggggcagaACTTGTAACGCGGCCATGAAACAACCATAAGGAGGTAAGGATTAATCGATACTCCGTATTTCTTATTTCAACCTTCCCTTACCACTACTCACCTCCATTTTCTAACTCATTTGAGCTCTAATAACTACCTCGTCCCAAGCGACCCCTCAGAAGCAATGATCACAAAAATTGTTATACCTTCATAGCATCAACATTTTTTTGCTTCATATCGGCTACGCAGTGGAGGTAAGTGAATTTGGCCAAAGATGTCACAAAAGCATCTCGCTCGGTTTGCATACCAAGCACTGATGTAACATGTACAGAATATCGGAAACCTTGCAGACATTCTGATGTAGCTAACTTGTCATCACTCTGATCCAGTGTCATACTGAATGCAGCAAGCATTGGACCCCAACTAGATTCCACCATGAACCTTAATATTGATACATCAGAGACAGCATAGAAAACAGACCTGCAGCAAACAATTTGACTACTTACGACAGCTCTTTTTCACACCGATCAAGAAAATAGCTTTCTAATGGAAACTGCGTTTACAACAGAATTATATTGACCATAGTACACCACCCCTAAAAAGTAAGAATAACAAGCTGCAACAAAAACAAATTCTGGTGGCAGTTAATTTATAGTGTAGTGGCGGCCAAAATTGGATGATCTACTTGTGAGTTATGACAGACTAGGATTCAAATGACAGCTATATCATTAAAAAGGGTCCAATAACCAATATTAGAGCACGTGCGATGAAATCATAAAAAAAGGTCCTCCGATGAAAAACATTACCTCCGTAACTGACCCCACATACAAGTAATTTTCCTTAGGAGACATCCCCACACCAATAGGTCACCATGTTCAAAAACATAGAGCTTATAAAAACTGACTGTCTAAAATAACTTACTCAGATTTTCCAGATTTTGCCTTAAACTGCTCTTGAATATTCTTAATAAGAAGCCCATTTGTGCCCAAGGGCTTTTCATCTGCCTGCTTCCCCATTACCAAATTTAATATACCATCTAAGCCCAATAATCTGTTGAGCCCATTGACCTGCTTGTTCTCTGGTTGAGAATTTTCTGcattcatttttatttcattcttcACTATCTGATCATATAGAGTACCGAGAAACTCATCAGGTAAGTCCTTGCCATCATCAATGCCGCGATTGTTACGAACAAAATCAGCTTTAGTCATCTGAAGAAGAAAGAAACACAGCCAAATTTAATATTGATCATGAAATATAGATCACGGCCACATGAAAAGTCAACGTTAACAGTCACGCCACAACTTCCAGCTCACGCCCACAAATGCAGTAAATACATATTGCT
The Silene latifolia isolate original U9 population chromosome 11, ASM4854445v1, whole genome shotgun sequence genome window above contains:
- the LOC141611633 gene encoding brefeldin A-inhibited guanine nucleotide-exchange protein 1 isoform X1, coding for MSTPAETTGGPTVVGRVLGPSLDKIIKNIPWRKHTTLLTSCKSTIDKLQTLPTSLDFLSLSSPSPAAVSAAESLLSPLLAALTTSNPKIIDPSLAALFRLFSLNLLHFSLSSPNSSSLISNLLDAVCASASLGDEGVQFSVLKTLLAAVRSHRVTFHGEYLNHIVRTCYNVYLGGGSGTNQICAKAVLAQIVLIVFTRVEADSVSVARFKVVSVSELLEFTDRNLSEGNSVQLVQSVIDEVMESNQGGNEDVDGNSDNVESNNGENVDDIEEGGDEVVEKESPLREDGFTLFKNLCKLSMKFSSQDHSDDNILLRGKILSLELLKVVMDNSSGLAWRSNDRFMNIIKQFLCLSLLKNSALSVMTIFQLLCSIFMNLLSKFRSGLKAEIGIFFPMLILRVLENVLQPSFIQKMTVLNLLEKISQDPQLIVDIFVNYDCDLDAPNIYERTVNGLLKTALGPPSGSTTTLSPVQDLTFRVESVTCLVRVVKSMGSWMDQQLKIEDASLPNKSQMIYGSVDMHSVLNGEEGVMAEYDLQSESNSELSDAASLEQRRAFKLEMQKGISLFNRKPSKGIDFLIKSKKVVGSPEAVASFLKNTAGLNPTVIGDYLGERDDFPLKVMHAYVDSFDFDKRDFGEAIRYFLRGFRLPGEAQKIDRIMEKFAERYCKCNPNSFKSADTAYVLAYSVIMLNTDAHNNMVKDKMTKADFVRNNRGIDDGKDLPDEFLGTLYDQIVKNEIKMNAENSQPENKQVNGLNRLLGLDGILNLVMGKQADEKPLGTNGLLIKNIQEQFKAKSGKSESVFYAVSDVSILRFMVESSWGPMLAAFSMTLDQSDDKLATSECLQGFRYSVHVTSVLGMQTERDAFVTSLAKFTYLHCVADMKQKNVDAMKTIMTIAIEDGNYLQESWEHILTCLSRFEHLQLLGEGVPPDASFLTNSNGETEQKSLKSSDLASLRKKGALHNPAVVAVVRGGSYDSSAHGFNSLKLVTPDQVNNFISNLHLLDQIGSYELNHIFAHSQRLNSEAIVSFVRALCKVSMSELQSPTDPRVFSLTKIVEIAHYNMNRIRLVWSRIWSVLSDFFVSVGLSENLSVAIFVMDSLRQLAMKFLEREELANYNFQNEFLRPFVIVMQKSNSSEIRELIVRCISQMVLSRVGNVKSGWKSVFMVFTTAAADERKSVVLLAFETMEKIVREYFPYITETESTTFTDCVRCLITFTNSKFDSDVSFNAIAFLRFCAVKLAEGGLFCNENSQDADSYDIDSSEEVLDGQALTNKDENISYWMPLLTGLSKLTSDPRSAIRKSALEVLFNILKDHGSLFSRPFWNLIFKLIIFPIFRSRDDKVDIETSTNQSIQLSGDSSHQGSSWDSETSSVAAERLVDLFVTFFNVVRSQLPNAVAVLTGFIKSPGHGPAKTGVSALVRLTSELGSRLSEDDWRGMFMALKDAAGSTIPGFLKLLRTMDNIEIPEDAQPYAGFETSSDYEKPSNDLDDDHLHTAAYVVSRMKSHISLQLIIVQVVVDLFKTHHDDLSKANVNILLEIFSMISSHANQLNSETSSLQKLQKACNMLELSEPPVVHFENECFQSYLNFLDALRLERTSASKDIIVLEEHIFSVCEHILKIYLDCSGTRSGKQNPADKQILHWILPLPTAKRDELAVRTPLLLSGLRTLSNFKKESFKRYMSRLFPLLVDLVQSEHSSGEVPLVLSDMFHACIGPIFVES
- the LOC141611633 gene encoding brefeldin A-inhibited guanine nucleotide-exchange protein 1 isoform X2 is translated as MLQTFMRDICRTVNGLLKTALGPPSGSTTTLSPVQDLTFRVESVTCLVRVVKSMGSWMDQQLKIEDASLPNKSQMIYGSVDMHSVLNGEEGVMAEYDLQSESNSELSDAASLEQRRAFKLEMQKGISLFNRKPSKGIDFLIKSKKVVGSPEAVASFLKNTAGLNPTVIGDYLGERDDFPLKVMHAYVDSFDFDKRDFGEAIRYFLRGFRLPGEAQKIDRIMEKFAERYCKCNPNSFKSADTAYVLAYSVIMLNTDAHNNMVKDKMTKADFVRNNRGIDDGKDLPDEFLGTLYDQIVKNEIKMNAENSQPENKQVNGLNRLLGLDGILNLVMGKQADEKPLGTNGLLIKNIQEQFKAKSGKSESVFYAVSDVSILRFMVESSWGPMLAAFSMTLDQSDDKLATSECLQGFRYSVHVTSVLGMQTERDAFVTSLAKFTYLHCVADMKQKNVDAMKTIMTIAIEDGNYLQESWEHILTCLSRFEHLQLLGEGVPPDASFLTNSNGETEQKSLKSSDLASLRKKGALHNPAVVAVVRGGSYDSSAHGFNSLKLVTPDQVNNFISNLHLLDQIGSYELNHIFAHSQRLNSEAIVSFVRALCKVSMSELQSPTDPRVFSLTKIVEIAHYNMNRIRLVWSRIWSVLSDFFVSVGLSENLSVAIFVMDSLRQLAMKFLEREELANYNFQNEFLRPFVIVMQKSNSSEIRELIVRCISQMVLSRVGNVKSGWKSVFMVFTTAAADERKSVVLLAFETMEKIVREYFPYITETESTTFTDCVRCLITFTNSKFDSDVSFNAIAFLRFCAVKLAEGGLFCNENSQDADSYDIDSSEEVLDGQALTNKDENISYWMPLLTGLSKLTSDPRSAIRKSALEVLFNILKDHGSLFSRPFWNLIFKLIIFPIFRSRDDKVDIETSTNQSIQLSGDSSHQGSSWDSETSSVAAERLVDLFVTFFNVVRSQLPNAVAVLTGFIKSPGHGPAKTGVSALVRLTSELGSRLSEDDWRGMFMALKDAAGSTIPGFLKLLRTMDNIEIPEDAQPYAGFETSSDYEKPSNDLDDDHLHTAAYVVSRMKSHISLQLIIVQVVVDLFKTHHDDLSKANVNILLEIFSMISSHANQLNSETSSLQKLQKACNMLELSEPPVVHFENECFQSYLNFLDALRLERTSASKDIIVLEEHIFSVCEHILKIYLDCSGTRSGKQNPADKQILHWILPLPTAKRDELAVRTPLLLSGLRTLSNFKKESFKRYMSRLFPLLVDLVQSEHSSGEVPLVLSDMFHACIGPIFVES